Within the Thermococcus sp. CX2 genome, the region TGACGTTGATCCTGTCCGGTGTGAGCTTCCTGACGAACTCTTCTTTCGGGTCGCTCGTGAAGAGCCTGTCGCTCTTCAGCTTGGTCATGAGGGTCCTCAGGTTGGCGATTGTCCTGTCGCGGGAGTTCTTCAGTACGTCTTCAACGGTCTCACCCGGCCTCGGTGGGTACTCGTTCCTGATGACTTCCCTCAAGAAGCGATCGGGGTCTCTGATTCTCTTCTGGCCCCAATAGATGTCGAGGAGGCGCATGTAGTTGGTCTGAGTGTTCACGTACATGAACTTGATAAGGTCCTTCACCTCGAGGCGGTCGTAGCTGAGCTTCCCCTCGACCACTTGGACGTTCATACCGTTGTCCCTGGCTATGAGGCTTAGGTCCCTCGTGGGCCGGAAGACTATCCTGGTGGAGGGGTAGATCGCCGGCTTGAGCCGGTGTCTCTGGAACTGGTTGTGGTTTGCATCGACCTTGGTCATCATGCCCTCAACGTTGGGCCAGCCGAAGGCGAAGTCTCCAATCTTGCCGAGGAGTGGTCTCCGCCTGTAGTAGTCCTGGAGGTAACTCTCAAGCCAGGGATAGTTTTCCTGGAGGTAGTCGTAGCCGAAGTGGTCGACGATGTAGTTCCTGAACTCTTTGAGCTTCTGGACTTTTGGCTTGTCGTATTTAGCCTCAATGACTATGATGAGGGCCTTTCTGCCGTTCAGGTAGAAGTAGTCGTAGAGCCCCTCGGCAAGGGCCCTCATGATGCTGGTCTTTCCGTAGCCGCTCCTGCCGAGGAATAGGATGTGGTTGGCAAAGCCTGCCTTGTAGGGGAGGAACTGCGGCGCTCTGCTGCCGTCGTCGAGCCTCAAGCCTAGGTAAGGGCCATAGTAGGCTTGGCGTATGTCGTTCATGCCGTATTGGGCCAGCTTTTCCGGACTGACCCTTTTCCGTAGGCGAGCGAGGAAGTCATCGGGAACCCACCAGTTTGAGAGTGTACTTTCCACTATCCCAAACCTCCGTGTCGTTTATTCTTAACAAAAATTAGGCCCCCACTGCACATTTTCTTAGGGAGCCTTAGACGGCTTTATTCTCCCAATGAAGCGTTTTCCTCCGTGTGCAGTTAACACCCCCTTACTGCCCACTCCTCCTCGGAGCGGACATTATAGCGGATACTCCCAACTCCTCTTTTTCCGGTACAGACCGTATCCAATCAGCCCCACAACTGCAAGGCTGAAGATCAGCGCTTTGATGATGACAGAACCGATGAGGCGCTCTTTCTTTGCCTGCTCAATGTAGTCCTGCTCGCTCCCCTGTGCTGTCTCCTTGAGAAGATTCTGAATCATAGTCCTGTACTCTTCGTTCTGCTGGCTTAGAAACTCATTCTCAGCTTTGAGCTGGTTCACTTTGTTTGTCAGGTTCGCAATCTGCGCTTTGAGCTCGCGGTTCTCTTTGGTGAGGTTCGTAATTTGGGTCTGGAGGCTCTGCACGTCGGGCTGGCTTGAGAGCTTCTCTTTCAGCTGTGTGTTCTCGCTCTTGAGCTTCTGAACCTGTCCCTCGAGCTGCTGGACCTGTTCTTTCAGCTTCTCGTTCTCGGCCCTCAGGGCCGTGTTCTCCTGCTGGAGCTGCTCGAGCTCGCTGGAAGAGGTGATGGAAACGGCGAAGAATTCCTCGCTCTGGATGCTGATGATGCCGTAGCCGTTGAACTCCTTGAAGCTGATGCTCAGC harbors:
- a CDS encoding ATP-binding protein; this encodes MESTLSNWWVPDDFLARLRKRVSPEKLAQYGMNDIRQAYYGPYLGLRLDDGSRAPQFLPYKAGFANHILFLGRSGYGKTSIMRALAEGLYDYFYLNGRKALIIVIEAKYDKPKVQKLKEFRNYIVDHFGYDYLQENYPWLESYLQDYYRRRPLLGKIGDFAFGWPNVEGMMTKVDANHNQFQRHRLKPAIYPSTRIVFRPTRDLSLIARDNGMNVQVVEGKLSYDRLEVKDLIKFMYVNTQTNYMRLLDIYWGQKRIRDPDRFLREVIRNEYPPRPGETVEDVLKNSRDRTIANLRTLMTKLKSDRLFTSDPKEEFVRKLTPDRINVIDFSANSHLSEEEEAIIFHNLVSYVTDEFLLKWDIPVIIIADEIQNLARHMLGLMAINKIYREGRSLEISLISGTQYLSGLSKDLVRGATHIGIVGRLASEKDAELLEEILDERFDNGRKPRSLEELFRIRKARRGKGKFSIDCEYTFSIEYRVPKTL